The segment GGTATTGTAGTCACTCAGGTTACTAAAAGTGTTAATGCTAAGCGTATAATGGTCATAGACGATCAGATTAGTCAGGACGAGAATCAAAAAGCTATAATGCGTATGAGTAAACCAGCTGGAACAGGGATGTCTATTATTAGTGTAGAAACAGCAGTTCAAAACATTTTAGCAGGGAAATACGAAGATCATAACGTTTTAGTTGTTGTACGAGACATATCAGTAATCGTTAAGCTAGTTGAGAGAGGTGTTTTCCTTCCAAAAATTCAGTTAGGAATTATCTTTGAGAGAGAAGATAGAGAAAGGTTTACAAAGAGTGTTTCCTTGAACCCGCAAGAACAGTTAGAGTTACAGGCACTTTCTTTAGAAGGGGTACCTATAATATTCCAGTTCACTCCTACTGACAAAGAAGAAGCTTTTGATAAATATGTAAAAAAATAATTATGGAGAATAACTATGGCAGAAATAATACAAAATGTTTTAATAATTCTTCTACCGGCATACGCCTTAATTGACAATAGAGGAGCAACTATTATCAATCACTGGCCGATAACGGTTGGTTTGTTTGCAGGCATCATAATGGGAGATGTTCCTGCTGCTATGACTATTGCTGGAACTTTTCAATTAATGAGTTTAGGGGTTGCAGCTTTGGGAGGATCATCTGTTCCGGACTATGCACTAGCAACAGTAGTATCTATTTTTCTTCATGCTAGAACCAATGTTGAACTAGGGACAGCAGTAGTAATTGGACTACCAGTAGGTATTTTAGCGCTCAACCTTGATGTTCTTACCCACACATTGAATTCTTTTGTAGCAAATAAATCTAAGAGTTTCATGCTTGAAGGAAAGTTTACATCAATGAAATTGGTAAACTGGATTAGTATTTTGATGGTTGCTCTGCAAGCTATTATTCCTATGGTCATTTTGGTAGCTTTTGGTCCGAAATTGATTAGTGGAATTGTTGACTCAGTACCAGCTTGGATTACTACTGGTTTAAATGTTGCAGGAGGAATGCTTCCAGTTATTGGGGTAGTAATGTTGATGAGATATATGCCACTAAAAAAATTCTTTTGGGCGGTACTAATTGGTTTTGTTTTTAGCGGATATGTCGGACTTCCGATTTTAGCGATATCTATGATTGGTCTTGCGATGGCATCTATTTATTACATGAATGAGAAGAAGCTATCATCACATTTAACATCGGAGGCTAAATTTGACGAAGGGGGACTTTTCGATGAATAAGAAAATAGATACCAAATTAACTAGAAAAGATCATTTACGAACTGCACTAAGATGGACATTTATTGGAAGTAATACAGTAAACTTTGGTACATTGCAGGGTGCTGGTTATGCTTGGGCAATCGCTAATATTTTGAGGAAACTGTATCCCAATGATGATGATTACAAAAAAGCAATGGAGGTCGAATTTGAATATTTCAATACTACTCCATATATGGCTCCTGCAGTTTTAGGTGCTGATGTTGCAATTCAAGAACATGGAGGTATTGAGTCCCTAGATGCAGTTAGATCGGTAAAAACTTCTTTAATGGGACCGTTGGCGGGGATTGGAGACTCTATATTGTGGGT is part of the Streptococcus suis genome and harbors:
- a CDS encoding PTS sugar transporter subunit IIB, with product MGIVLVRVDQRLVHGIVVTQVTKSVNAKRIMVIDDQISQDENQKAIMRMSKPAGTGMSIISVETAVQNILAGKYEDHNVLVVVRDISVIVKLVERGVFLPKIQLGIIFEREDRERFTKSVSLNPQEQLELQALSLEGVPIIFQFTPTDKEEAFDKYVKK
- a CDS encoding PTS mannose/fructose/sorbose/N-acetylgalactosamine transporter subunit IIC produces the protein MAEIIQNVLIILLPAYALIDNRGATIINHWPITVGLFAGIIMGDVPAAMTIAGTFQLMSLGVAALGGSSVPDYALATVVSIFLHARTNVELGTAVVIGLPVGILALNLDVLTHTLNSFVANKSKSFMLEGKFTSMKLVNWISILMVALQAIIPMVILVAFGPKLISGIVDSVPAWITTGLNVAGGMLPVIGVVMLMRYMPLKKFFWAVLIGFVFSGYVGLPILAISMIGLAMASIYYMNEKKLSSHLTSEAKFDEGGLFDE